A stretch of Carya illinoinensis cultivar Pawnee chromosome 14, C.illinoinensisPawnee_v1, whole genome shotgun sequence DNA encodes these proteins:
- the LOC122294786 gene encoding 17.4 kDa class I heat shock protein-like produces the protein MSLVPSFFGGRRTNVFDPFSLDLWDPFDGLLSSAIANVPPSASETSALANLRIDWKETPEAHVFHADLPGLKKEEVKVEVEDGRILQISGERSKEQEEKNDKWHRIERSSGKFLRRFRLPENAKMDQVKASMENGVLSVTVPKVEEKKPDVKLIEISG, from the coding sequence ATGTCGCTCGTTCCCAGCTTCTTTGGTGGCCGTCGAACCAACGTGTTTGATCCATTTTCTCTAGACTTATGGGATCCCTTCGACGGACTCCTCTCCTCCGCCATTGCCAATGTCCCTCCCTCAGCAAGCGAAACCTCTGCGTTGGCCAACTTAAGAATCGACTGGAAGGAAACCCCAGAGGCCCACGTCTTCCATGCGGACCTTCCCGGCCTCAAGAAGGAGGAAGTGAAAGTAGAGGTTGAAGATGGAAGAATTCTGCAGATTAGCGGAGAGCGGAGCAAAGAGCAGGAGGAGAAGAACGATAAGTGGCACCGCATCGAGAGAAGCAGTGGCAAGTTCCTCCGCCGGTTCAGGCTGCCAGAAAATGCGAAGATGGATCAGGTCAAGGCTAGCATGGAGAATGGGGTGCTTAGTGTGACTGTTCCGAAAGTGGAGGAGAAGAAGCCTGACGTCAAACTCATTGAAATCTCCGGTTGA